From Ignisphaera aggregans DSM 17230, the proteins below share one genomic window:
- a CDS encoding protein of unknown function DUF1156 (COGs: COG1743 Adenine-specific DNA methylase containing a Zn-ribbon~InterPro IPR009537:IPR002052~KEGG: smr:Smar_0576 putative DNA methylase~PFAM: protein of unknown function DUF1156~SPTR: A3DM23 Putative DNA methylase~PFAM: Protein of unknown function (DUF1156)) yields the protein MRESGESDDRCFCMDSDQQGLSFIESTNFPVNEVNDASAREKLGGGRPDFWEMVFWWTRKPLASARAVIAGALLPSSISPHEFKYNLRLSGGEVAHRRNPNVPQSWREIFARTKLLDPFAGFGSIPLEAIRLGINEVVAVELLPTAYIFLKAVLEYPKWAVEKGHGQKLVKDVEHWGSWIANQLKSDPDIRELYDKDTAVYIGTWEIKCPHCGKWTPLVGNWWLARVAGGASEEEEEEGEEEETRSGAFRRLAWMEPIKSGDTIAIRIRDLNKELGRTTIDAKINTRQGKVTVNSNTYSIPQKNIDARRETATCLHCNNQIRKGVKEWYVKEALQDWNQKIEQYLSGQIDLQTLKQTLKARPRLLVKVKVAGKDLEFEPAIQEDNEKLWKALEKLRQIWGDPDIPTEQTEPYCSSTYHTIVWGFDKFYKLFNPRQLLTLVKLVKLIREAGKRVEEEKLREGWSKEEAFRYAEAVTTYLAMSLCKHVNYNSIVTSTEPTQKFIRETLAFRGIAMTWNWIEEFPVADILGSFTRSLQSIAEGLSYLVSAVSGSPSKVRVLLDDATVLSRLGGERFDLIVTDPPYRDDVPYAELSDFYYVWLKRALSDVVDVGGLFVRQPRFLSEAFFSDGVEVETQWRFFADKEVSEAEGRSKFFGGNVGDFDYFKQLLARSFKAMADRLSDGGVVVTYYAHTSPDAWEALLEAGWRGAGLRITATHAVVTESAQRVTARGKAGLDISIVAVWRKGVSGQALADEVYANAVDMCMDYAVKLHRNGFDGVNLFVGVLGCTLSVFTRYERIIGVKDLKNLVERYVYPATAEAIARALGGKEFAGKLSNVSLFYLLGKVLIARRPRQTRRTMDRSTMTILAIGTRNDLNTLRTLRIVEQEGERFRLLEPATGRGDLVDIARSVLEDRGINPRNPIPRTAIDMLHLLEFYATSLPRDEFTRRCEELRNRYLALYDEAIALASILAQVLPDNDPEQRLVQQVVRILVPKTPTGLEKWTQGGR from the coding sequence GTGAGAGAGTCTGGCGAAAGTGATGATAGGTGTTTTTGTATGGATAGCGATCAACAAGGTTTATCGTTTATAGAATCAACAAATTTCCCTGTAAATGAGGTTAATGATGCTTCTGCTAGGGAGAAGCTCGGTGGTGGTAGACCTGATTTCTGGGAAATGGTTTTCTGGTGGACTCGTAAGCCTTTGGCTAGTGCAAGAGCTGTTATAGCAGGTGCTCTACTTCCAAGCAGTATATCTCCACACGAATTTAAGTATAATCTGCGGTTATCTGGGGGAGAGGTTGCTCATCGCAGAAATCCTAATGTTCCACAGAGCTGGAGAGAAATATTTGCTAGAACAAAGCTTCTAGATCCATTTGCAGGCTTCGGGAGTATTCCTCTAGAAGCTATAAGACTTGGTATAAATGAGGTTGTTGCTGTAGAGCTTCTACCAACTGCATACATATTTCTAAAAGCTGTTTTGGAGTATCCTAAATGGGCTGTTGAGAAGGGTCATGGACAAAAACTAGTCAAAGATGTTGAACACTGGGGTAGCTGGATAGCTAACCAACTAAAGAGTGATCCAGATATAAGAGAGCTATATGATAAGGATACAGCTGTCTATATAGGTACATGGGAAATAAAATGTCCACACTGTGGAAAATGGACACCTCTAGTAGGTAATTGGTGGCTTGCAAGAGTAGCTGGAGGAGCATCAGAGGAAGAAGAGGAGGAAGGCGAAGAAGAAGAGACAAGAAGTGGAGCATTCCGCCGCCTAGCATGGATGGAGCCAATAAAATCTGGAGACACTATAGCAATCAGGATACGAGACCTAAACAAAGAACTAGGAAGAACAACCATAGACGCAAAGATAAACACAAGACAAGGCAAGGTAACAGTAAACAGCAATACATATAGCATTCCACAGAAAAACATAGACGCAAGAAGAGAAACAGCAACATGCCTCCACTGCAACAACCAGATAAGAAAAGGAGTAAAAGAATGGTACGTAAAAGAAGCTCTACAAGACTGGAACCAAAAAATAGAACAATACCTATCAGGACAAATAGACCTCCAAACACTTAAACAAACACTAAAGGCAAGACCAAGACTCCTAGTCAAAGTCAAAGTAGCTGGAAAAGACCTAGAATTCGAACCAGCGATACAGGAAGACAACGAGAAGCTCTGGAAAGCGTTGGAGAAGCTCAGACAGATATGGGGAGACCCAGACATACCAACAGAACAAACTGAACCTTATTGTTCCTCTACATATCATACTATTGTATGGGGCTTTGACAAGTTCTACAAGCTCTTCAACCCACGCCAACTCCTAACCCTGGTCAAGCTCGTCAAGCTGATACGCGAAGCCGGCAAGAGAGTTGAGGAGGAGAAGCTGAGGGAGGGCTGGAGCAAAGAGGAGGCATTCAGATACGCAGAAGCAGTAACAACATACTTGGCTATGTCGTTGTGTAAACATGTAAATTACAATAGTATTGTGACGTCTACTGAGCCCACCCAGAAATTCATACGCGAAACTTTGGCGTTCAGAGGTATCGCTATGACTTGGAACTGGATTGAAGAGTTCCCTGTAGCTGACATCTTAGGATCATTTACGAGGTCTCTTCAATCAATAGCTGAAGGTCTCTCCTATCTTGTTTCTGCTGTTTCTGGTAGTCCTAGCAAGGTCAGGGTTCTGCTCGATGATGCTACCGTGCTCAGCAGGCTCGGCGGCGAGAGGTTTGATTTGATTGTTACTGATCCGCCGTATAGGGATGATGTGCCCTATGCTGAGCTTAGTGATTTCTATTATGTTTGGCTTAAGAGGGCTTTGAGTGATGTTGTTGATGTTGGTGGTTTGTTTGTTAGGCAGCCTAGGTTTTTGTCTGAGGCTTTCTTTAGTGATGGTGTTGAGGTTGAGACTCAGTGGAGGTTTTTTGCTGATAAGGAGGTTAGTGAGGCTGAGGGGCGTTCCAAGTTTTTTGGTGGGAATGTAGGAGATTTTGATTATTTTAAGCAGCTTTTAGCGAGGTCTTTCAAGGCTATGGCTGATAGGCTGTCTGATGGAGGTGTTGTTGTTACTTATTATGCTCATACTAGTCCTGATGCTTGGGAGGCTTTGTTGGAGGCTGGTTGGAGGGGTGCTGGGCTTAGGATTACTGCTACACATGCTGTTGTTACTGAGTCTGCTCAGAGGGTTACTGCTCGTGGTAAAGCTGGTTTGGATATAAGTATTGTTGCTGTTTGGAGGAAGGGTGTTTCTGGCCAGGCTCTTGCTGATGAGGTTTATGCTAATGCTGTTGATATGTGTATGGACTATGCTGTAAAGCTACATAGAAATGGTTTTGATGGGGTCAATCTATTTGTTGGTGTTCTTGGCTGTACACTATCTGTTTTCACAAGATATGAGAGGATTATAGGTGTTAAGGATTTGAAGAACCTAGTGGAGAGATATGTATATCCAGCAACAGCGGAGGCTATTGCACGTGCTCTTGGCGGTAAGGAATTTGCTGGTAAGCTGAGTAATGTATCGCTTTTCTATCTATTGGGTAAAGTGCTTATTGCTAGAAGACCTAGACAGACTAGAAGGACTATGGATAGAAGCACAATGACTATTCTAGCTATAGGCACACGCAACGATTTAAATACATTGAGAACGCTTAGAATAGTTGAGCAGGAGGGTGAGAGATTTAGATTGTTGGAACCTGCTACAGGTAGGGGAGATCTTGTGGATATAGCGAGAAGTGTTCTTGAAGATAGAGGTATTAATCCTAGGAATCCCATTCCTCGTACAGCTATAGATATGCTACATCTCTTAGAATTCTATGCAACATCTCTGCCCAGGGATGAGTTTACTAGACGTTGTGAAGAGCTTCGCAATAGATATCTAGCCCTATACGACGAAGCTATAGCATTGGCATCTATACTAGCACAGGTTCTACCCGATAACGATCCTGAGCAAAGACTTGTCCAACAAGTAGTAAGAATCCTTGTCCCCAAGACCCCTACAGGTCTTGAGAAATGGACACAGGGTGGTAGGTAA
- a CDS encoding protein of unknown function DUF55 (COGs: COG1673 conserved hypothetical protein~InterPro IPR002740~KEGG: sin:YN1551_3083 protein of unknown function DUF55~PFAM: protein of unknown function DUF55~SPTR: C4KF30 Putative uncharacterized protein~PFAM: Protein of unknown function DUF55), with protein MPRYWIITISEENWHIVKSMNIYGAPEPRGVGKPVYQLIEPGDIIIFYVSKRNSKSLGGKFVGVYRAVSTWFREDKPLWPDEVREGIVKYPWRIRIEPIKIGVADFKELVPKLKFISNKEKANAYLVGTPANLRRPIPEEDAKTIIENLR; from the coding sequence TTGCCTAGATACTGGATCATTACTATCTCCGAAGAGAATTGGCATATAGTCAAGTCCATGAATATCTATGGAGCTCCAGAGCCAAGAGGTGTTGGAAAACCTGTCTACCAGCTTATCGAACCTGGAGATATCATTATATTCTATGTAAGTAAAAGAAATTCGAAGAGCCTCGGAGGAAAATTTGTTGGTGTATATAGAGCTGTCTCCACATGGTTCCGCGAAGACAAGCCTCTCTGGCCCGATGAGGTTAGGGAGGGTATTGTGAAATATCCTTGGAGAATAAGGATAGAGCCAATAAAAATAGGTGTAGCAGACTTCAAAGAACTTGTACCAAAACTAAAGTTTATAAGCAATAAAGAGAAGGCAAATGCATACCTAGTAGGAACACCTGCAAACCTCAGAAGACCTATACCAGAAGAAGATGCGAAGACGATTATAGAAAACTTAAGATAA
- a CDS encoding hypothetical protein (KEGG: mja:MJ1322 purine NTPase), with product MKVSIIRYKNSLSTEIAYRLHYIETLFKELSIVLNKEKLDKQSVHNILFEIRNSIGTLKLLLKKYDDDIKVDAFAKLLSLNTKSQAVSSTQQLEELMKIFKVPKIPTDDIENLCFHIDMLLTLFAHASDKLGDEYYREKLYELIPKIKAFVEHVLHIVGADTLSSLAKLIALTNHWNFGERWLIAVAYLQALEIIINKLIENQNIEIPENAGFKEKFKAIMEHLRDKDIELVKLEEKLPPVLWELRNKIVHAGYEPSEDELNTIMTWTYNIISKLMVATYSS from the coding sequence ATGAAGGTATCAATTATTAGATATAAGAATTCTTTATCTACAGAAATAGCGTATAGGTTGCATTACATCGAAACATTATTCAAAGAACTCAGTATCGTATTAAATAAAGAGAAACTTGATAAGCAATCTGTACATAACATACTATTTGAAATTAGAAACTCAATTGGTACACTAAAGCTATTGCTCAAAAAATATGATGATGATATTAAGGTAGATGCCTTTGCAAAACTATTGAGTTTGAATACAAAGTCTCAAGCCGTATCATCTACACAGCAGTTAGAAGAACTGATGAAAATCTTTAAAGTTCCTAAAATACCTACTGACGATATTGAAAATCTTTGTTTTCACATAGATATGCTACTTACACTCTTTGCACATGCTTCTGATAAACTTGGAGATGAGTATTATCGTGAAAAGCTCTATGAATTAATACCTAAAATCAAGGCTTTTGTAGAACATGTTTTACATATTGTTGGGGCTGATACACTATCTAGTTTAGCTAAACTCATTGCACTCACAAATCACTGGAACTTTGGAGAAAGATGGCTTATTGCAGTAGCCTATCTACAGGCGTTGGAAATAATTATAAACAAACTTATAGAGAATCAGAACATTGAAATTCCAGAGAATGCAGGATTTAAGGAAAAATTCAAAGCTATTATGGAACATCTTCGTGATAAGGACATAGAGCTAGTTAAGCTTGAAGAAAAACTACCTCCTGTTCTCTGGGAACTAAGAAATAAGATTGTTCATGCAGGATACGAACCTTCAGAAGATGAACTAAATACTATCATGACATGGACGTACAATATTATATCAAAGCTTATGGTAGCAACGTATAGTTCTTAA
- a CDS encoding conserved hypothetical protein (KEGG: kcr:Kcr_0684 hypothetical protein~SPTR: B1L4Q7 Putative uncharacterized protein) yields MELPPWLSEEEFRRIVKELVARLGGRVGVDELRRELGVKPEDLVEDIETYDVEELELREKERLK; encoded by the coding sequence GTGGAGCTACCTCCATGGCTTTCCGAGGAAGAGTTTAGGAGGATTGTTAAAGAGCTTGTTGCTAGGCTGGGAGGTAGAGTTGGTGTTGATGAGCTTAGAAGGGAACTCGGTGTTAAGCCTGAAGATCTTGTAGAGGATATTGAGACATATGATGTGGAAGAGCTGGAGCTCAGGGAGAAGGAGAGATTAAAATGA
- a CDS encoding conserved hypothetical protein (KEGG: hbu:Hbut_1621 hypothetical protein~SPTR: A2BN75 Putative uncharacterized protein): protein MASLLYKRASEILGVEEDVLEREALRQYILSELRRVRLELKLIMTRYGVSSIEELDEKIRRRELEETEVFEDLTRLDYLLDREEKLKKLLEELGGARK, encoded by the coding sequence ATGGCCAGTCTACTATATAAAAGAGCATCTGAGATACTTGGTGTTGAAGAGGATGTATTAGAAAGAGAAGCGTTGCGCCAGTATATTCTATCTGAGCTTAGGCGTGTTAGGCTAGAGTTAAAGCTTATCATGACTCGATACGGTGTATCAAGTATTGAAGAACTTGACGAGAAGATTAGGCGGAGAGAGCTAGAGGAGACAGAAGTCTTTGAGGATCTTACCCGCCTCGACTATCTTCTCGATCGTGAGGAGAAGCTGAAGAAACTCTTAGAGGAATTGGGAGGAGCGAGGAAGTGA
- a CDS encoding conserved hypothetical protein (KEGG: pas:Pars_0327 hypothetical protein~SPTR: A4WHS1 Putative uncharacterized protein), giving the protein MLSVECIESIGLLSVWMLEPRLPELLLELRNRGYATARVRPKSLGGYDIMFIEPGVVAIKGSTYMLYNPSRRSITVESSKVDELLHVFSEVEEVLKFVGSDPAKGVLFYELQVKARASGGKWVLKKTIETSDLLGQDLLALPTSFVSAKEDPNSIQWLRLDIRPLWTSWSDERTRYEVILVYRDSKERLIDTLRNIDNILRDVLKRISDALEALA; this is encoded by the coding sequence ATGTTGTCAGTAGAATGTATCGAGAGTATTGGTCTGCTATCGGTATGGATGCTTGAACCCCGTTTGCCAGAGCTACTCTTAGAGCTTAGGAACCGTGGATATGCTACAGCAAGAGTTAGACCCAAGAGCTTGGGGGGCTATGACATAATGTTTATAGAGCCTGGTGTTGTAGCGATAAAGGGGTCGACATACATGCTATACAATCCCAGTAGACGCTCTATAACTGTTGAGAGTTCTAAAGTAGATGAGCTTCTCCATGTATTCAGCGAGGTGGAGGAGGTTCTGAAGTTTGTTGGTAGTGATCCGGCTAAGGGAGTTCTATTCTATGAATTACAGGTTAAGGCTAGGGCTAGCGGCGGTAAATGGGTGTTGAAGAAGACCATAGAAACAAGTGATCTGTTGGGACAAGACCTCTTAGCATTACCGACAAGCTTTGTATCTGCTAAGGAAGATCCAAACTCAATCCAGTGGCTCCGCCTCGACATAAGACCTCTGTGGACGAGTTGGTCAGATGAGAGGACTCGCTATGAGGTGATCCTGGTATATAGAGACAGTAAGGAGAGGCTTATAGATACATTGAGAAATATCGATAACATTCTTAGAGATGTCTTGAAGAGGATTAGCGATGCTTTAGAAGCCCTCGCATAG
- a CDS encoding hypothetical protein (KEGG: pas:Pars_0328 hypothetical protein~SPTR: A4WHS2 Putative uncharacterized protein), with protein sequence MSTPSNELTTTTGMEYTGRVIYIGEEPEYKFLGESHGSQTLFMGGGEDSIPSMGRIRTTVKRIEMPKTTEVSKEVSLKEIVMNSLRGLGAPILDVEIRYGEGIGLYALATLSCDARQALEYWLKIVDNVRGYNIPVFITWTGSTDVMPEEMGIYIGRALAKMNIFLATEKPIDIVKIIEEEWGF encoded by the coding sequence ATGTCAACACCATCTAACGAGCTTACAACGACAACAGGTATGGAGTACACAGGTAGAGTTATCTACATAGGTGAAGAACCTGAATACAAATTTCTGGGAGAGTCACATGGATCACAGACTCTGTTTATGGGTGGAGGTGAAGATAGTATCCCGAGCATGGGTAGGATTAGGACGACGGTAAAGCGTATAGAGATGCCTAAGACTACAGAGGTTTCGAAAGAGGTTTCTTTAAAGGAGATAGTGATGAATTCTCTTAGAGGATTAGGTGCTCCAATACTAGATGTAGAGATTCGCTATGGTGAGGGCATAGGTCTATACGCTTTAGCCACACTTAGTTGCGATGCACGTCAAGCACTAGAGTACTGGTTAAAGATTGTGGATAATGTTCGCGGATACAACATACCTGTATTCATTACGTGGACGGGTAGCACAGACGTTATGCCCGAGGAGATGGGTATCTACATAGGTAGAGCACTTGCAAAGATGAATATATTCCTAGCAACCGAGAAACCTATAGACATAGTTAAGATCATTGAAGAGGAGTGGGGTTTCTAG
- a CDS encoding conserved hypothetical protein (KEGG: pas:Pars_0329 hypothetical protein~SPTR: A4WHS3 Putative uncharacterized protein~PFAM: PIN domain), translated as MYYVDSNVLISYVFSTSEPYHTASQHFLEDLALGRGQKLYASSLTLVEACNAICRRIVREGSKLIDPLQRYVDLYRDVKDKCRFLTSLIIGFLMERLGIEFIDDESLYRFEPVNIDGMRIPKIFREALELSYKINLRVKDLLHIVYAYTLSNIYGIKFFLTHDIEDFERVKEEVKRLLRIEIILVK; from the coding sequence GTGTACTATGTTGATAGCAATGTGCTTATCTCCTATGTGTTTTCAACTAGTGAACCTTATCATACTGCTTCCCAACACTTCTTAGAGGATCTAGCCCTGGGAAGGGGACAGAAGCTCTACGCATCATCTCTCACCCTTGTGGAAGCATGTAACGCCATCTGTAGAAGGATCGTTAGGGAGGGATCGAAGCTCATAGACCCCTTGCAGAGGTACGTAGATCTGTACAGAGATGTCAAGGATAAGTGCAGATTCCTAACATCGCTAATCATAGGTTTTCTCATGGAGAGACTAGGGATAGAGTTCATAGATGATGAAAGTCTCTATAGGTTTGAACCCGTAAATATAGACGGAATGAGGATACCGAAAATATTTAGGGAAGCACTGGAGCTATCGTATAAGATTAATCTTAGAGTCAAAGACCTGCTACACATAGTGTATGCCTACACACTCTCCAATATTTATGGAATAAAGTTCTTCCTAACCCACGACATAGAGGATTTCGAGAGGGTAAAGGAAGAAGTAAAGCGATTACTACGAATAGAAATAATCCTAGTTAAATAA
- a CDS encoding hypothetical protein (KEGG: mst:Msp_0609 hypothetical protein), whose protein sequence is MSIRYIARCIVLYIRRGFTEDKRSTVFSIALSIILTIVVVANMAREISEIPPEGIAYVGNLYVLTLGATIGFLASVTTSSTASVYHQDRVSHFIEVILSTPLTPKTYIDSITVASIINSIISYTAIAVVYTAISTSIASTTARQILFSHWIYIVALLMTILTSLLSIAMNIIATRLSIDPSRLAILPSTAIFLTAILIPNILGIKTLANEHLYTFITTLGATCLALIIAIEIMAKRLAGEYLITW, encoded by the coding sequence TTGTCTATTAGGTATATCGCTAGATGTATTGTTCTCTATATCAGGCGTGGATTTACTGAGGATAAACGCTCTACAGTCTTCTCAATAGCTCTCTCAATAATTTTAACAATAGTTGTAGTGGCTAATATGGCTAGAGAGATATCTGAAATCCCTCCAGAGGGTATTGCCTATGTTGGGAATCTCTATGTGCTAACCCTTGGAGCAACCATAGGATTTCTAGCCTCTGTAACAACCTCTAGCACAGCCTCGGTGTATCACCAGGATAGGGTCTCCCACTTTATAGAGGTTATCCTCTCAACACCTCTAACACCAAAGACATATATAGATTCGATTACAGTAGCATCAATTATAAACAGCATAATATCCTATACAGCGATAGCAGTGGTCTACACAGCTATCTCAACATCTATAGCCAGCACCACAGCCAGACAAATCCTATTCAGCCACTGGATCTATATAGTGGCACTCCTAATGACCATACTAACATCACTACTATCAATAGCCATGAACATAATAGCCACAAGACTCTCCATAGACCCATCAAGACTAGCAATACTGCCATCAACAGCAATATTCCTCACAGCCATACTAATACCAAACATACTAGGAATCAAAACCCTAGCCAATGAACACCTATACACATTCATCACAACACTCGGAGCAACCTGTCTAGCACTAATCATAGCAATAGAGATAATGGCAAAAAGACTAGCAGGAGAATACCTCATAACCTGGTAA
- a CDS encoding ABC transporter related (COGs: COG1131 ABC-type multidrug transport system ATPase component~InterPro IPR003439:IPR003593:IPR003533~KEGG: cpy:Cphy_1984 ABC transporter related~PFAM: ABC transporter related~SMART: AAA ATPase~SPTR: B4V465 ABC transporter ATP-binding protein~PFAM: ABC transporter) — protein sequence MVRGVSAGYRDRAVVRNIDLDVEGPGIFMVIGPNGSGKSTLLRVIAGIVKPYSGEVIVNGVPIYRRSEVKRVVGYMPADIGLLPRLTLYDNLRVFAELLGYDKRYVDERLEVLRKYIQVDDILYMRCGAMSTGQRIRAGLIRTLIHDPQIVILDEPTRGLDVAFARDVRSLIQGLARDRLVIMTTHLVYEVLDMGRDIAVLRSGELVFRGSIDEFRRVLADKPVTLYVKTTTSVDEVLQSLDIEFVRRGYGDYIVRLPNIYTLSKLLRELSISTNIIEFREDLDELVKTLYGG from the coding sequence ATGGTTAGGGGTGTGAGTGCTGGTTATAGGGATAGGGCTGTTGTTAGGAATATTGATCTAGATGTTGAGGGCCCTGGTATATTCATGGTTATAGGCCCTAACGGCTCCGGCAAATCAACGTTGTTGCGTGTGATAGCCGGTATTGTGAAGCCTTATAGTGGTGAGGTTATCGTCAATGGTGTGCCCATCTATAGGCGTAGTGAGGTTAAGAGGGTTGTTGGGTATATGCCTGCTGATATAGGTCTTCTCCCCAGGCTCACACTATATGATAACCTCAGAGTCTTTGCAGAGCTTTTGGGCTATGACAAGAGATATGTTGATGAGAGGCTTGAGGTTCTTAGAAAGTATATTCAGGTAGATGATATTCTGTATATGAGGTGTGGCGCTATGAGTACTGGTCAGAGGATTCGGGCGGGGCTCATAAGAACTCTTATCCATGATCCACAGATAGTTATTCTAGATGAACCTACTAGAGGTCTAGATGTAGCATTTGCTAGAGATGTAAGGTCTTTGATACAGGGGTTGGCTAGGGATAGACTGGTTATAATGACTACACACCTCGTATATGAGGTTCTTGATATGGGTAGAGATATTGCTGTTCTTCGGAGTGGAGAACTTGTGTTTAGGGGTAGTATAGATGAGTTTAGAAGGGTATTGGCAGACAAACCAGTGACACTATATGTAAAGACTACTACTAGTGTTGATGAGGTTCTCCAGAGTCTAGATATAGAATTTGTTAGGAGGGGCTATGGCGACTATATAGTTAGACTACCAAATATCTACACCTTGTCCAAGCTTCTAAGAGAGCTCTCTATATCTACAAATATTATAGAGTTTAGAGAGGATCTAGATGAACTGGTAAAGACTTTGTATGGAGGGTGA